In one window of Euwallacea similis isolate ESF13 chromosome 4, ESF131.1, whole genome shotgun sequence DNA:
- the Ppn gene encoding papilin isoform X2 codes for MGESSGQRWTILWILKRIRHYKDRFKRQQGAHLYLPESYVTEGGEGEDQGLWLEWSQPSPCSRTCGGGVSSQYRQCQEGYACQGPDRRHFSCNTQDCPDTGDFRAQQCSEFDEVPFENVKYQWVPYTKGPNPCELNCMPKGQRFYYRHAPQVVDGTRCNDENLDVCVNGQCQPVGCDMMLGSNLKEDECRICGGDGGACNTISNTLELNDMQVGYNDILLIPSGATNILVEEVQPSNNYLAIRNTSGYYYLNGNWRIDFPRSIDFAGTKFHYDRYPQGFAAPDKIFTLGPIDEPIFIVLLYQDSTVPVQYKYSLPTNVQPGSESETYAWTFDEYTQCTATCGGGIQYRNVSCAGRKTLEPVDETLCDASRKPETSRKCNEVACEAQWVPHPWGNCSVPCGEEGGVQTREVSCQQIISNGYPALVVESECHGPKPPLEQKCNQGVTCAKWHLDPWKPCDHLCGDGKQYRQVRCFIKDENDKIQLLEDTQCEAIEPRPAQEQNCFNRPCEGVDWISSEWSGCDSICGLTNETRKIFCATAEGQIYDDNLCEESTKPESVRECDGNQNASCNYLWYASQWSECSAKCGKGIQTRTLFCGLSTTDGVQKVDNDKCDLNRTFDTIKNCTGKEECDGEWFSGPWGECSKACGGGEKFKKVVCIKANEVVDVSHCDADKIAFSQDECNKQACTEDAVLPVDKDKPLKLLEKSKTTEIETEESPEVTTSVSQEVTAFTEISSSRISDLTQSFEFTTEPQAEESDKEGEEYEVILADSCDDGEWVDVGEKEEEAEPTEGTIETTTEDLESAYSIYDTMMSDGTTVEETPFTGSGDGDSSFTSFPSSEVTEEGSGTESSIIVIEVSTDISNPEGSLVSEASTMAGIGITTEGEDSSEASSQPSVMEESTTAEITTEGGISSAELSTEDTSKGTSESVSGSTSESTDESSTFAESSVSESSTSESSTTELSSSTETISTEFTPTASSTVESSSNEDQTSTTEITTEEATDVSTTEAILSEITVKEEPGNDVTPPPRATPGEEITEVSGATTIGSGITESTIGETTETSFESTTGGPTVEQSFTTEVSASTTESITELSSESITELSTDFSGSTEFDIFSYTTEESESTSWETTHITEIFKKKQRMCKRKKILQCKKSTYGCCWDNIHAAKGPFNKGCPTPKTCKESTYGCCLDGVSAALGTKNRGCPASHCNETLFGCCWDKKTPAESNDGEGCPPKPPPCAASKWGCCKDNVTEAKGPKQKGCESKKEEEKSSKSDLPTSSPPFAEECKNTTYGCCPDGSIAQGPQYQGCLALSCGNTTYGCCPDRETPTHGYRGEGCCLTSPFGCCPDDITPARGPNGDGCECRTSPYGCCPDQSTIAKGYNNEGCGCQYNEHGCCPDDITAASGPNYEGCLCHTFQFGCCPDGVSIAQGPHQQGCDCRSSEFGCCSDDKTPAKGPNEEACTCDITKYGCCLDGVSKALGEDFEGCEELPVDRQEACSLPKERGSCRNYTVKWFFDMAYGGCSRFWYGGCDGNDNRFKTKEECEGVCVKPQGIERCNLPKVNGSCDGYFLQFYYDKQSRQCSQFIYGGCLGNNNKFDTREECTDLCSKDDVADPCEQSKAEGPCRGQHRRYFFDKASGQCQEFAYGGCRGNNNNFLSLEACRQKCATPGKKRDYCTIPKAEGNCTNREAKWYYGAQQQRCLPFYYTGCNGNNNNFNSKDACEGNCPKDVAVKTCHLPADIGECGNYVTRWYWDTRYKRCNQFYYGGCGGNGNSFRSEEECRQECATEEKPTQPPLQSYTEAHQTQRPLPSAQVPEPTSKSPTLDEICSMSPDAGPCSNYSTHYFYDPVNSVCRNFTYGGCGGNYNNFESEKFCLQYCGMTRTLPATAPAAVITQSPPVYDRQCYEDPDPGNCTDQYQAFYYDRNTGDCRGFIFSGCGGNGNRYYSEEDCLRRCGPYRGQDICNLGQEPGPCKEYNVKYYFNRNVGRCEQFGYGGCQGNGNRFSSIEECEHYCGRRQPEEPKPSPTVAEVCQQTADQGSCQELNHRRWYFDNTQGECKVFIYSGCGGNQNNFVSFQSCLDYCKDFLPYTEPPVVEPGVGTRECQAKFDECTTLRCPYGIEAYVDENDCNGCRCQDPCGNVACPEGTQCGIDLNINKTSIDDVNFVAVCRERNKSGQCPFPVVNPEGRCDHECQTDADCTLQLKCCSTECGSICIEPQRPQEPVTYGPEAGYTNAPVKDVYYPPTINMEIYEPEVIAMIGDQAILNCAVSGNPNPKIVWSKGNLIIDGTQPRYRIRLDQKLQIVTLHKTDAGIYLCTANNSIGDPIQNQIKLEVSDSDSDREVTILNSQDPELLVNNIVTSFNSPATLNCYALGWPLPAVTWWKEDELIPLKNREFEVTKDYSLLVHSVQLRNLGVYTCQAYNGKGKAASWSVTIRAKGPVYSTNPADIKYLQYVVNPSEWITTSVPTTRDYYPPVNRPTPQPFIPPVYSTEPSPDLVDTNEIFPVIPNAAGYIPDSVYLVPVRANITTNDQKYPTGSNVQIRCDVYGYPPPQVQWYKDGVLLYSSGRFAISETHTLTITSAEKSDSGRYQCEASNSYSRAASSLDVLIEGMFIDPSCTDNQFFANCKLIVKAEFCNHRYYAKFCCRSCTEAGQLPASGNDRQSALDTNAI; via the exons atgggagaaagtagtggccagcgatggacaatactttggatcctaaag CGAATCAGACACTACAAGGACCGATTCAAACGGCAGCAAGGAGCCCATTTATACCTTCCCGAGAGCTATGTGACCGAAGGAGGTGAGGGCGAGGATCAGGGCCTTTGGCTCGAGTGGTCTCAGCCGAGTCCCTGTTCCAGGACCTGTGGTGGAGGGGTTAGCTCACAATATCGACAGTGTCAGGAGGGGTATGCGTGCCAAGGGCCTGATAGGAGGCATTTTTCCTGCAATACTCAG GATTGTCCAGACACTGGGGATTTTCGAGCTCAACAATGTTCAGAATTTGACGAGGTCCCATTTGAAAACGTGAAGTACCA ATGGGTACCTTACACAAAAGGTCCGAACCCCTGCGAATTGAACTGCATGCCTAAAGGACAAAGGTTTTATTATCGACACGCTCCCCAAGTCGTCGATGGTACTCGTTGTAATGACGAAAACCTAGATGTTTGCGTAAACGGACAATGTCAG CCAGTGGGGTGTGACATGATGTTGGGTTCCAACTTAAAGGAGGATGAGTGTCGAATATGCGGAGGTGATGGTGGCGCTTGCAACACCATTTCAAACACTTTGGAACTTAATGACATGCAAGTTG GTTACAACGATATTCTTCTAATACCTTCAGGAGCTACCAATATTTTAGTAGAGGAGGTGCAGCcctcaaataattatttag CGATAAGAAACACCTCTGGGTACTACTACTTAAACGGCAACTGGAGGATAGATTTTCCGCGTTCCATCGACTTTGCCGGCACCAAATTTCATTACGACAGATACCCGCAAGGATTCGCAGCTCCAGATAAGATTTTTACTCTAGGGCCCATTGATGAACCCATTTTCATTGTG CTGCTCTACCAAGACTCCACAGTTCCAGTTCAATACAAATACAGCCTTCCTACCAACGTGCAACCAGGTTCCGAATCTGAGACCTACGCTTGGACATTTGATGAGTACACTCAGTGCACAGCAACTTGTGGAGGCGGTATTCAATATAGAAATGTGTCATGTGCGGGTCGTAAGACCCTGGAACCGGTGGATGAGACCTTGTGCGACGCTTCCAGAAAACCGGAAACGTCCAGAAAGTGCAATGAAGTTGCTTGCGAAGCTCAGTGGGTTCCCCATCCTTGGGGAAATTGTTCCGTGCCCTGCGGAGAGGAAG GTGGAGTCCAGACACGAGAAGTATCGTGCCaacaaattatttccaatGGGTATCCAGCCTTGGTAGTGGAGTCAGAGTGTCACGGGCCCAAACCTCCCCTGGAACAGAAATGTAATCAAGGGGTAACTTGCGCGAAATGGCATTTGGATCCTTGGAAGCCA TGCGATCATTTATGTGGAGATGGCAAGCAGTACCGCCAAGTTCGCTGTTTTATTAAAGACGAAAACGATAAAATTCAGCTGTTGGAAGACACGCAATGCGAGGCAATTGAACCAAGACCCGCCCAAGAGCAGAATTGCTTCAATCGACCCTGTGAGGGCGTGGACTGGATATCGTCCGAGTGGAGTGGA TGCGACTCCATCTGTGGCTTAACGAATGAAACGAGAAAAATTTTCTGCGCCACTGCCGAAGGCCAAATCTACGACGACAACTTATGCGAGGAAAGTACCAAACCGGAAAGCGTGCGGGAATGTGATGGTAATCAAAACGCCTCATGCAACTACCTGTGGTATGCCTCACAATGGAGCGAG TGTTCGGCGAAATGTGGCAAGGGCATACAAACGCGGACCCTGTTCTGCGGTCTGTCTACAACTGATGGAGTCCAGAAAGTAGATAATGACAAGTGCGATTTGAATAGGACCTTTGATACTATCAAGAATTGCACCGGGAAGGAAGAGTGCGACGGGGAGTGGTTTAGTGGACCATGGGGAGAG TGTTCTAAAGCCTGTGGAGGCGGCGAAAAGTTCAAGAAAGTAGTCTGCATCAAGGCTAATGAGGTGGTGGACGTTTCCCATTGCGATGCTGATAAAATCGCTTTCTCGCAAGACGAGTGCAACAAACAAGCTTGCACCGaag ATGCAGTGCTGCCAGTGGATAAAGACAAGCCGTTAAAGCTGCTTGAGAAGTCTAAAACTACTGAAATAGAGACTGAAGAATCTCCGGAGGTAACCACGAGTGTCAGCCAGGAAGTGACTGCATTTACTGAAATCTCTTCTTCGAGGATCTCTGACTTGACTCAGAGCTTTGAATTTACCACCGAACCACAAGCGGAGGAGTCTGATAAAGAGGGTGAAGAGTATGAAGTAATACTTGCGGATTCCTGTGATGATGGAGAATGGGTGGATGTTGGCGAAAAG gaAGAAGAAGCTGAGCCGACAGAGGGGACCATCGAAACTACCACTGAAGATTTGGAGAGTGCTTACTCAATATACGACACGATGATGAGTGATGGTACCACGGTAGAAGAGACTCCATTCACGGGCTCTGGAGATGGTGATAGCAGCTTTACCTCATTTCCCAGCTCCGAAGTAACTGAAGAAGGATCTGGTACTGAATCCTCTATAATTGTCATCGAAGTCAGTACTGATATCAG CAATCCAGAAGGAAGTTTAGTATCTGAAGCCTCAACTATGGCTGGTATCGGCATTACCACCGAAGGGGAAGATTCTTCTGAAGCTTCAAGTCAGCCATCAGTTATGGAGGAATCCACCACAG caGAAATTACCACTGAGGGAGGGATTTCGTCCGCAGAATTGTCTACCGAAGACACATCTAAAGGGACATCTGAAAGTGTTTCTGGAAGTACCTCTGAAAGTACTGATGAAAGTAGTACTTTTGCCGAGAGTAGTGTTTCTGAGAGCAGTACTTCTGAAAGTAGTACTACTGAACTGAGCAGCTCAACTGAAACTATCAGCACTGAATTTACCCCCACCGCTAGTTCGACGGTTGAAAGTTCTTCCAATGAGGATCAAACTAGTACTACAGAAATCACTACTGAGGAGGCAACGGATGTCAGTACCACTGAGGCAATTTTGTCGGAAATAACCGTCAAAGAGGAACCAGGAAATGACGTCACCCCACCGCCTAGGGCGACTCCAGGTGAGGAAATCACTGAGGTGTCTGGAGCCACTACAATCG GTTCTGGAATTACCGAGTCGACCATCGGAGAAACCACTGAAACCAGTTTTGAATCCACCACAGGAG GCCCCACTGTAGAGCAATCCTTCACTACTGAAGTGAGCGCATCCACTACAGAATCAATCACAGAACTAAGCTCCGAATCAATAACGGAATTAAGTACGGATTTCAGCGGGAGTACcgaatttgacatattttccTACACCACTGAAGAAAGTGAATCAACTA gtTGGGAAACTACGCATATTACGgagatattcaagaaaaagCAGCGGATGTGCAAGAGGAAAAAAATACTGCAGTGCAAGAAGAGCACTTACGGGTGTTGCTGGGACAATATTCACGCAGCCAAGGGACCGTTTAATAAAGGATGCCCCACGCCTAAGACGTGCAAAGAGTCGACATATGGGTGTTGTCTCGATGGGGTTTCGGCTGCTTTGG GTACTAAAAATAGGGGTTGTCCCGCAAGTCACTGTAACGAGACTCTCTTTGGTTGTTGCTGGGACAAGAAAACACCCGCCGAGAGCAACGACGGCGAAGGCTGCCCCCCCAAACCACCTCCATGCGCCGCTTCTAAGTGGGGTTGCTGCAAAGACAACGTCACAG AAGCCAAAGGTCCCAAACAAAAGGGCTGTGAATCTAAAAAAGAGgaagaaaaatcttcaaaatcgGATCTGCCAACCTCTTCACCGCCTTTTGCCGAGGAGTGCAAGAATACAACATACGGCTGCTGTCCAGATGGGTCTATTGCTCAAG GGCCGCAGTATCAGGGTTGTCTTGCGTTATCTTGCGGTAATACTACATATGGATGCTGCCCTGATAGGGAGACTCCTACACATGGATATAGGGGTGAAGGGTGTTGTCTTACCTCACCTTTCGGTTGTTGCCCAGATGACATCACTCCGGCTAGAGGACCCAATGGGGATGGTTGCGAATGCAGAACGTCTCCTTACGGGTGTTGTCCAGATCAATCTACAATTGCTAAAg GGTACAATAATGAGGGCTGCGGCTGCCAGTATAACGAGCACGGTTGTTGTCCTGATGACATTACCGCCGCTAGTGGCCCCAATTACGAAGGTTGTCTTTGCCACACTTTCCAGTTTGGTTGTTGCCCAGATGGGGTAAGCATCGCTCAAGGACCCCATCAACAAGGCTGCGACTGTAGATCCAGCGAGTTCGGCTGTTGTTCCGATGATAAAACGCCGGCCAAGGGACCGAATGAAGAAGCCTGTACTTGCGACATAACGAAGTATGGATGTTGTCTTGACGGTGTGTCCAAGGCTCTGGGTGAAGATTTTGAAGGTTGCGAGGAACTTCCAGTTGATCGTCAAg AGGCATGTTCATTGCCGAAAGAACGCGGATCATGCAGAAATTATACGGTGAAATGGTTCTTTGACATGGCATATGGAGGATGTTCCCGTTTCTGGTACGGTGGCTGCGACGGCAATGACAATCGCTTTAAAACCAAAGAGGAGTGCGAAGGAGTATGTGTAAAGCCTCAAGGCATAG AACGCTGTAACTTGCCGAAAGTAAACGGTTCCTGTGACGGGTACTTCTTACAATTTTACTATGACAAACAGTCGAGGCAGTGCTCACAATTCATCTACGGAGGCTGCTTAGGCAATAACAACAAATTCGACACAAGGGAGGAGTGCACTGATTTGTGCTCGAAAGATGATGTAGCTG ATCCTTGCGAACAATCCAAGGCCGAAGGCCCTTGCCGAGGGCAACACAGGCGATATTTCTTCGACAAAGCTTCGGGGCAATGCCAAGAGTTTGCATATGGTGGATGTCGAGGCAACAACAACAATTTCCTCTCCTTGGAGGCGTGTAGACAGAAATGTGCCACTCCCGGCAAAAAGCGAG ATTATTGCACGATTCCGAAGGCGGAGGGTAATTGCACTAATCGCGAGGCTAAATGGTATTATGGGGCACAACAGCAGCGTTGCCTGCCTTTCTATTATACCGGGTGTAACggtaacaataacaatttcaACAGTAAGGATGCATGCGAGGGTAACTGTCCCAAGGACGTCG CCGTTAAAACTTGTCATCTGCCCGCCGATATTGGGGAATGCGGCAATTATGTCACTCGCTGGTACTGGGACACGAGATATAAAAGATGTAACCAGTTTTATTATGGTGGTTGTGGCGGGAATGGAAATAGCTTCCGCTCAGAAGAGGAGTGTCGGCAAGAATGCGCGACGGAAGAGAAACCAACTCAACCACCACTGCAATCTTATACTGAGGCACATCAGACGCAGAGGCCGTTACCATCAGCTCAGGTTCCAGAACCCACATCAAAATCTCCAACATTAGACG AAATCTGTTCAATGTCTCCGGACGCAGGCCCTTGCAGCAACTACTCTACTCACTACTTCTATGACCCGGTCAACAGTGTATGCAGAAACTTCACTTATGGAGGCTGCGGCGGCAATTACAACAATTTCGAGAgcgaaaaattttgtttgcaaTACTGCGGAATGACCAGAACTTTACCTGCTACCGCCCCTGCTGCGGTTATCACACAAAGTCCTCCGGTCTACGATAGACAATGCTACGAAGATCCAGATCCTGGAAACTGTACGGATCAATACCAGGCTTTCTACTACGACAGAAACACCGGAGATTGTAGAGGGTTCATTTTTAGCGGTTGCGGTGGCAATGGGAATCGCTATTACAGCGAGGAGGATTGTTTGAGACGATGTGGACCTTATAGAGGACAAG atatCTGCAACTTGGGTCAAGAACCCGGGCCTTGCAAGGAGTACAACGTGAAATACTACTTCAACAGGAATGTGGGCAGGTGCGAGCAGTTCGGTTATGGCGGTTGTCAGGGAAATGGTAACAGATTTAGTTCCATAGAGGAGTGCGAGCATTACTGCGGAAGGCGCCAACCAGAAGAGCCGAAACCCAGCCCTACAGTTGCAG AGGTGTGCCAGCAAACTGCCGATCAAGGTTCTTGCCAGGAACTGAACCACAGACGTTGGTACTTCGATAACACGCAGGGCGAGTGCAAGGTGTTTATCTATAGCGGTTGCGGCGGCAACCAAAACAATTTCGTATCATTCCAGTCGTGTTTGGATTATTGCAAAGATTTTCTACCGTACACCGAACCTC CTGTGGTGGAACCCGGTGTCGGTACTAGAGAGTGTCAGGCCAAATTCGACGAATGCACCACACTGCGCTGCCCCTACGGCATCGAGGCCTACGTAGATGAGAACGATTGCAATGGGTGTAGGTGCCAGGATCCGTGTGGCAACGTAGCGTGCCCCGAGGGCACCCAATGCGGCATCGATTTGAACATAAACAAGACTTCAATTGATGACGTCAACTTTGTTGCCGTTTGCCGAGAGC GTAACAAGTCTGGTCAGTGCCCATTCCCGGTAGTAAACCCGGAGGGCAGATGCGACCACGAATGCCAAACAGATGCCGACTGCACCCTGCAACTGAAATGCTGCTCCACCGAGTGCGGTAGCATCTGTATTGAACCTCAGAGGCCCCAAGAACCAGTCACTTATGGCCCTGAGGCCGGCTATACCAATGCACCTGTAAAGGATGTTT ATTATCCGCCAACGATCAACATGGAAATCTACGAACCGGAGGTCATAGCTATGATAGGAGATCAGGCCATACTGAATTGCGCAGTGAGCGGCAATCCGAACCCCAAAATCGTCTGGAgtaaaggaaatttgatt ATTGATGGCACACAGCCGCGCTATAGGATTAGACTCGATCAGAAGCTTCAGATCGTCACTCTGCATAAAACAGATGCCGGAATATATCTTTGCACCGCGAACAACAGTATTGGAGATCCAATTCAGAATCAAATTAAACTGGAAGTCAGCG ATTCGGATTCTGATCGAGAGGTGACCATCTTGAACAGTCAAGACCCGGAATTGCTAGTGAATAACATTGTGACGTCATTTAATTCCCCGGCGACCCTAAATTGCTACGCCCTAGGTTGGCCCTTGCCCGCCGTAACCTGGTGGAAAGAGGACGAACTAATCCCACTTAAAAACCGCGAATTCGAAGTGACTAAGGACTACTCGTTGCTGGTGCATTCCGTGCAGTTGCGCAACTTGGGCGTTTACACTTGCCAGGCGTACAACGGCAAGGGCAAGGCGGCCAGCTGGTCAGTAACCATCAGGGCTAAAGGACCGGTTTACAGCACCAATCCTGCCGACATCAAGTATCTGCAGTACGTGGTGAATCCGTCAGAATGGATTACCACTTCAGTCCCTACGACTCGCGATTATTATCCCCCTGTAAATAGACCTACACCCCAACCATTTATCCCCCCTGTTTATTCTACCGAACCGAGTCCCGATTTGGTGGACACCAACGAGATTTTCCCTGTTATTCCGAACGCCGCTGGATATATCCCCGACTCTGTGTATTTGG TTCCCGTGAGAGCCAATATCACAACGAATGACCAGAAATATCCGACTGGCAGCAACGTGCAAATTCGCTGCGATGTCTACGGTTATCCGCCTCCGCAAGTGCAATGGTACAAGGACGGGGTGCTCCTTTATTCTTCAGGAAGGTTTGCAATATCAG aaaCACACACTTTAACCATCACATCCGCGGAAAAATCCGATTCTGGTAGATATCAGTGCGAAGCAAGCAACTCTTACTCGAGAGCTGCGAGCTCTCTGGACGTGCTAATTGAAG GAATGTTCATCGATCCTTCCTGCACTGACAATCAATTCTTTGCCAACTGCAAGCTGATCGTGAAGGCGGAGTTTTGCAACCACCGGTACTACGCCAAGTTCTGCTGCAGGTCCTGTACGGAAGCCGGCCAATTGCCTGCCAGTGGGAATGACCGACAAAGCGCCCTGGACACCAATGCAATTTAG